A single Cannabis sativa cultivar Pink pepper isolate KNU-18-1 chromosome 7, ASM2916894v1, whole genome shotgun sequence DNA region contains:
- the LOC115696414 gene encoding uncharacterized protein LOC115696414 — MSDLRPISLCNVLFKIISKVLANRLKVALPDRKRVGKEGFMALKLDMSKAYDRVGWEFFRSKVTLNGFHPSYCLSNHVLCDKCYLQCDLWGESYGAYSPRGAPRVSHLLFADDSYVYCKANDK; from the exons ATGAGTGATCTTCGACCTATTTCCCTGTGTAATGTTCTTTTTAAGATTATCTCTAAAGTTCTTGCTAACAGGTTGAAAGTGGCTTTGCCTGAT aggaaaaggGTGGGGAAGGAAGGATTTATGGCTCTTAAACTCGACATGAGTAAGGCATATGATCGAGTTGGTTGGGAATTTTTCAGAAGCAAAGTTACATTGAATGGGTTTCATCCGTCATATTGTCTCTCTAATCATGTATTGTGTGACAAGTGTTACTTACAATGTGACTTATGGGGGGAGAGTTATGGGGCCTATTCACCCAG AGGTGCTCCTCGTGTTTCACATTTGCTATTTGCTGATGATAGCTACGTGTACTGCAAGGCTAATGATAAATAA